The window TCACAAAACAGCGCATTGGTGGGAAGACAATAACAATAAACTGATTTTAGCAGCGGGACTTGGCGCCATTTCGTTTGTTGTTTTAATCGTGTATGGTTATAGTCATAATATCATTCACACAGTTTTTTTCGATTATGTACCTTTTATCATCTTGCTTGGTTCTTTGTTTTATATCTCCGGCGGGATCGTGATCAAGGGTGATATCAAAGCAACTCCACTTAATAACACATTGTACCTGTTAATCGGTGCGGGCCTTGCTTCCTTTATTGGAACCACTGGTGCTTCCATGTTACTCATTCGTCCTTTATTAAAAACAAATAGCGAACGGAAACATGTGGTTCATACTGTAGTGTTTTTTATCTTTCTTGTATCAAACATTGGTGGATCCTTAACCCCACTCGGTGACCCTCCACTATTTTTGGGATATTTAAAAGGAGTTCCTTTCACTTGGACTTTCAAACTTCTTCCAGAAATGTTGGTGGCACTCGCGATCTTACTCACAGTCTATTATGTTTGGGATACGATGGCGTATAAAAAAGAAACCAAAAAAGATTTGGCTCTCGATACAAAACTTGCCACTCCGTTTTCGATCAGTGGTCAAGTGAACTTTCTTTGGTTACTCGGTGTGATCTTAGCCGTTGCTTTTTTAAATAGCAACTACATCCCACAAATCAACCAAACACCAACTCTTGGCTTCATTCGAGAAGCAGTACTCATTGTTCTCATTGCACTTTCATGGTTTACGTCAAAAGCGGAACATAGAAAGTTCAATAACTTTACCCTCCACCCCATCCAAGAAGTGGCTTACCTCTTCATTGGAATTTTCATCACCATGATTCCTGCACTCGTATTACTCGAAGCACATGGAAAGGAACTTGGGATCACACAAAACTGGCAATTTTTCTGGGCGACAGGAGTATTTTCCTCAGTTCTCGATAACGCTCCCACCTACTTAACCTTTGGATCATTGGCATCGGGACTTCTCACTCCTGCAGGTTCCGCTCCACTCACACTGGGTCAATTCATTGGGAATGTCCAAGCAGAAGAGATCTTAAAAGCAATCTCTGTGGGCGCGGTGTTTATGGGTGCCAATACATACATTGGGAATGCTCCTAACTTTATGGTGAAGTCAGTTGCAGAAGAAAACAAAGTGAAGATGCCTTCGTTTGGTGGGTATTTAGCATATTCAATGGGAATTTTAGTTCCTGTTTTTATCCTCATCACTTTCATTTTCTTCGTCTAAGTAACAATCAAACCGGGGTCAATGCCCCGGTTTTGTCCATCCATGTACCTTCAATTATCCGATTTACATTCATTCGCAGATTCTGGATCGTTTTCTCACTTACAAGAGCGAAAAAAAAGTTTGGAAGAAGAACGTGAGAGATTAGAAACAATTCTCAAAACCTCATCTGACAAACTGATTTATGGAATCCATACAGGTTTTGGTCCTCATGCCTTTACTTCCAATGAAGAACTTCATCTCATTCAAAAATCTCTTATATACCACCTAACAGTGGAACCTATATTGACCTTGGAAGGAACCCCTCATTCGAATCTCACTCACAAAGAAGCAAGAGTGGTTCTTTGTGCCCGACTTTTTAGTTTAGCACTCGGCGGTTCTGGGATTCGGTTTGAAACCTTAGATGTTTTGAACCAACTTTTAGAATTCGATTGTATCCCCATCCTTCCTGAAAAAGGATCTCTTTCGGCTTCTGGAGACCTAATCCCTCTCAGTTATATTCCCTTGGCTCTACTAGGTGAATCTGGATTTACAGGAAAAGGGAAGGGCTTAGGGCCCACCAAACAAAATGGGAAAACTTCAAAAATTCCTGGCCTTCCTTGGACACCCCATCCGAAAGAAGCCATCTCGCTGACGAATGGAACTAGTTTTACAACAGCCTTACTTGGTTACCAAGTGGTGGAATTTCGAAATTTGTTTTTACAGTCCATCGAACTCTTACGGTATCTCTTCCATTACCATTCTATTTTCCCTGATGCCTTCCATCCAGGATACCACGATCACAAACAATTCGATGGACCCAAACGGATCGCAAATTTTTTATACCCAATCATTTCCAAAAATCCAAAATCGAAAGTAGAAGGAAAACGAATCCAAGATATTTATTCGGTGCGTTGTATCCCTCAAATCTTAGGTTCCATTTGGGATGAATTAGACTCGATTGGTTTGGTCGTAGAACAAGAGTTAAATTCATTATCCGACAATCCGATTCTCATCTCTGAGTCAAAAAATGGAGAAATTTTACATCGTTTTGCTGAAGGTGGTGGTTTTTACGCATCCCAAGTGAGTTTTGCTGCTGATCGATTGCAAAATGCCATGGCTGTTTGGTTCACTTGGATAGACCGTTTTCTGAATTATTTAATGGAACCAAAAGAAAATGATGAGTTTCCGCTTATGTTATCGGCAAAACCTGGAACCTATGCAGGTTTATCTGGATTGGGACTGATGGCAACTCACCTAACGGCAGAAGTGCGACGAGATAGTATGCCTGGATCAATGCAGTCGATTCCCACCAATGGAAATAACCAAGACATTGTCCCTATGGGAGCTATCTCTGTTTTAAGAAATCGTAGAACTGTACATAGTGCGAAGAAAATACTCGCCATTTTTAGTTATGCGATCTTCCAATCTTCTCTGTTTGCTAAAAAAAAGGAATTGGTTCCATACTTTGAATTGTTTCGCGATTTAAATACGATGGAGGAAGATAGAAGCCTGGACTTTGAAATCCAGACTTTAATGGAAAGAATTGATAACTCTATTTCTTTTCTTGTAATGACTCCAAACGATTGAGTCCCAATCCTAAAACCAAACCAAATACAAGTGCAAAAATGGGAATTTGGGCTTCGGAAACATCTTTTGGCAAGATGTTTTTGGCGGTTGCAATTTGGATGTCCCGTTTCACTTCGCCAGACCGACCCACAACGGTTTGGCCATTGGCATAATCTTTAAACGGCCATAGGATAAAAAACGATCCAAGAATAAGCCCAAGTAAAAATGTCATTGTGTGAGATTTGTATTTAACAAATAACCATTTTACAATGTGTGTAAAGATCAAAAGACCTAACAAACATCCAAACCCAAACGCTGCCAAAAATACGATGGAACTTGGTTCTAAGATAGTGGATAGTTTTCCAATGACGATCTGGTATTCACCTAACACGAGCATGATGTAAGATCCTGAGATCCCTGGAAGGATCATTGCGGAAATGGCTACAACTCCCGTCACAAAAGCAAACATTGGATTTTCGGAACCAGTGTTTTCTCCCATAAAAAAACTAGGAACGATGGTGACTAAAATCCCGGGGAGTAAAAATAACCAAACCACTACACTATGTTTTTCAATGAGTTTGTAAGGGACCACAAGAGAAGGAATGATAAGTCCGATAAATAAGGCGAGAGTTGCTTCCGGATGGTTTTGTAATAGGTATTGGATGAGTTTGGCGCCAGAGACAACAGAAAGTAAGAGTCCAATCCCGAGAAATACCAAAAACCAAAAATCGATCCGTTTCATTTCCAAAGCAAACCGTGTACGCACCTCTTCTTTCCAAAATCCAACGAGTAAGGATAAAGAAACTTTGATGGTTTCTAAATTTAAGGAAGTGATGGCTGTGATGAGTCTGTCATAAAGACCAAGTATGAGTGCAAATGTACCACCAGACACACCTGGGATTAGGTTTGCAATTCCAATGAGAAACCCGTTGAGAATGCAGAATAGAATTTCTTTTTTTGTAAGAGGCATATCGGAAAGGATGGAAATTTACAAACTTTAGGCAAGGTTTTTTCGTAGAGTCCAAACCCAAAGCAAACCATAAGAAATGAGGGAAACTAAGAACAATCCAATGAATATAATGAGCCGATCCATTCCCATCATATGGAATAAAAAGTGGAGGCCAAGTACAAGTCCATTGAGAAGGGAAAATACAAAGAGAGAACCAATTTTACCCAACTTAGTTTCTGTTAGTTTTTGGTAGAGATG of the Leptospira biflexa serovar Patoc strain 'Patoc 1 (Paris)' genome contains:
- a CDS encoding aromatic amino acid ammonia-lyase; the encoded protein is MYLQLSDLHSFADSGSFSHLQERKKSLEEERERLETILKTSSDKLIYGIHTGFGPHAFTSNEELHLIQKSLIYHLTVEPILTLEGTPHSNLTHKEARVVLCARLFSLALGGSGIRFETLDVLNQLLEFDCIPILPEKGSLSASGDLIPLSYIPLALLGESGFTGKGKGLGPTKQNGKTSKIPGLPWTPHPKEAISLTNGTSFTTALLGYQVVEFRNLFLQSIELLRYLFHYHSIFPDAFHPGYHDHKQFDGPKRIANFLYPIISKNPKSKVEGKRIQDIYSVRCIPQILGSIWDELDSIGLVVEQELNSLSDNPILISESKNGEILHRFAEGGGFYASQVSFAADRLQNAMAVWFTWIDRFLNYLMEPKENDEFPLMLSAKPGTYAGLSGLGLMATHLTAEVRRDSMPGSMQSIPTNGNNQDIVPMGAISVLRNRRTVHSAKKILAIFSYAIFQSSLFAKKKELVPYFELFRDLNTMEEDRSLDFEIQTLMERIDNSISFLVMTPND
- a CDS encoding sodium:proton antiporter, with product MKKLLTLMVFLVCLSVTTAGLFAEEPTPVPTETTTQEETGHSSHGESVHEELPYWTVLPFVAILLSIAILPVASHKTAHWWEDNNNKLILAAGLGAISFVVLIVYGYSHNIIHTVFFDYVPFIILLGSLFYISGGIVIKGDIKATPLNNTLYLLIGAGLASFIGTTGASMLLIRPLLKTNSERKHVVHTVVFFIFLVSNIGGSLTPLGDPPLFLGYLKGVPFTWTFKLLPEMLVALAILLTVYYVWDTMAYKKETKKDLALDTKLATPFSISGQVNFLWLLGVILAVAFLNSNYIPQINQTPTLGFIREAVLIVLIALSWFTSKAEHRKFNNFTLHPIQEVAYLFIGIFITMIPALVLLEAHGKELGITQNWQFFWATGVFSSVLDNAPTYLTFGSLASGLLTPAGSAPLTLGQFIGNVQAEEILKAISVGAVFMGANTYIGNAPNFMVKSVAEENKVKMPSFGGYLAYSMGILVPVFILITFIFFV
- a CDS encoding DUF368 domain-containing protein, with the protein product MPLTKKEILFCILNGFLIGIANLIPGVSGGTFALILGLYDRLITAITSLNLETIKVSLSLLVGFWKEEVRTRFALEMKRIDFWFLVFLGIGLLLSVVSGAKLIQYLLQNHPEATLALFIGLIIPSLVVPYKLIEKHSVVVWLFLLPGILVTIVPSFFMGENTGSENPMFAFVTGVVAISAMILPGISGSYIMLVLGEYQIVIGKLSTILEPSSIVFLAAFGFGCLLGLLIFTHIVKWLFVKYKSHTMTFLLGLILGSFFILWPFKDYANGQTVVGRSGEVKRDIQIATAKNILPKDVSEAQIPIFALVFGLVLGLGLNRLESLQEKK